The following proteins are co-located in the Dyadobacter chenwenxiniae genome:
- a CDS encoding ArsC family reductase codes for MLTVYGIPNCDTVKKTRTWLEKNNIEYAFHNYKTEGISKDRIKVWFESLPWDKVVNKASTTWKGLSDEEKALITDEKSAAKLMMAHTSVIKRPLVEDESGKAVAIGFSEKEYAEKFL; via the coding sequence ATGTTGACGGTTTACGGAATACCTAATTGTGATACAGTTAAGAAAACACGCACGTGGCTTGAAAAAAATAACATTGAATATGCATTTCACAATTACAAAACGGAAGGCATCAGCAAGGACAGGATCAAAGTATGGTTCGAGAGTTTGCCCTGGGACAAGGTTGTAAACAAGGCCAGCACAACATGGAAAGGCCTTTCCGACGAAGAAAAGGCCTTAATAACGGACGAAAAATCGGCGGCGAAACTCATGATGGCACATACGTCGGTCATCAAGCGCCCGCTCGTTGAAGACGAATCCGGGAAAGCTGTGGCAATCGGGTTTTCCGAAAAGGAATATGCAGAGAAATTCCTTTAA
- a CDS encoding dicarboxylate/amino acid:cation symporter has product MKSKITIINIVLVTIAAIATVLNAYDIISLSDTVLLSLRWAALAGLIIFAILKRNLTTSILISMLVGTEIGYDFPKMGTELHFLRQIFLQMIKTVIAPLLFATLVTGIAGHSDLKQVGRMGWKSLLYFEVVTTFALLIGLFFANWFKPGVGIIPPESLNATLPKVAEQTWQDIVLHSFPENIAKSIYHGEVLQIVVFSVLFGISLALLPAAKKEKFVHGVELLAEVMFKFTKIIMLFAPIGVGAAIAETVGHMGIDVLRNLALLLATLYCALIVFILIVFVPIALIARIPVIKFAKAIFEPVSIAFATTSSESALPKAMEKMEKFGVPRQIVSFVMPTGYSFNLDGSTLYLALATVFVAQATGTEMSIGQQLTMVLLLMLTSKGVAGIPRATLVILLGAIANFGMPEWPVLLIMGIDELMDMARTSVNVTGNCLATAVIARWEGELDDQKMHNSDLVQEEPVIREV; this is encoded by the coding sequence ATGAAGAGCAAGATTACCATCATCAACATTGTCCTAGTTACCATTGCTGCAATAGCCACTGTGCTCAATGCCTACGATATCATCTCTTTATCCGACACGGTCTTACTTAGTCTTCGCTGGGCTGCACTAGCCGGATTGATCATATTTGCCATCCTTAAAAGGAATTTAACCACTTCCATCCTGATTTCCATGCTCGTTGGAACGGAGATTGGTTATGATTTTCCAAAGATGGGCACGGAGCTGCATTTTCTGCGGCAGATCTTTTTGCAGATGATCAAAACCGTGATTGCCCCATTGCTTTTCGCAACGCTTGTAACGGGGATCGCCGGACATTCGGATTTGAAACAAGTGGGTAGAATGGGCTGGAAATCATTGCTTTATTTTGAAGTCGTGACCACATTTGCCCTGCTGATCGGCTTGTTTTTTGCTAACTGGTTCAAACCGGGCGTAGGCATCATTCCTCCCGAATCATTGAATGCCACTTTGCCGAAAGTGGCGGAGCAAACCTGGCAGGACATTGTGCTGCATTCATTCCCTGAAAATATTGCCAAGTCAATTTACCATGGAGAAGTGCTTCAAATCGTTGTATTCAGCGTTTTGTTTGGCATAAGCCTTGCATTGCTGCCAGCTGCGAAGAAAGAGAAATTTGTTCACGGGGTGGAATTACTAGCGGAGGTGATGTTTAAATTCACAAAAATCATCATGCTTTTTGCACCGATTGGTGTAGGCGCTGCCATTGCCGAAACGGTAGGTCACATGGGAATTGACGTGCTGAGAAATCTTGCGCTTTTACTGGCAACATTGTACTGCGCATTGATCGTCTTTATCCTCATTGTTTTTGTTCCCATTGCGTTGATCGCAAGAATTCCGGTGATCAAATTTGCTAAGGCCATTTTCGAGCCGGTTTCCATAGCATTCGCAACAACAAGCTCTGAATCTGCGCTGCCAAAGGCGATGGAGAAAATGGAGAAATTCGGGGTTCCCCGCCAGATCGTTTCATTCGTTATGCCGACCGGTTATAGCTTCAATCTGGATGGTTCTACATTGTATTTAGCCTTGGCAACCGTATTTGTGGCCCAGGCCACTGGCACAGAAATGTCCATAGGACAGCAACTAACAATGGTTTTGCTACTGATGCTGACCAGTAAAGGTGTTGCAGGAATTCCAAGGGCAACATTGGTGATCCTGCTCGGTGCCATTGCCAATTTTGGAATGCCAGAGTGGCCTGTGTTGCTGATTATGGGCATCGACGAGCTGATGGATATGGCGCGGACTTCTGTAAATGTAACAGGAAACTGCCTGGCAACGGCGGTCATAGCACGCTGGGAGGGTGAATTGGACGATCAGAAAATGCATAATTCAGACCTGGTTCAGGAAGAGCCAGTTATTAGAGAAGTTTAG
- a CDS encoding universal stress protein — protein MNKILIPIDFSENAERALAAAKIIAEKETTQLLILHAYQPYIADVNLTPGNVLPGIDGSDFLSMTGELEEEFQKRLERYIEEIEAEGYQAEAIWGIGSVQSAVEEAIEAHNPGLIVIGRTGTGGFLDKLVGSSATGIALHSTCPVLVIPPQSTPKKFQKVVYASQFEYDETDILREVYVLMNHLGANLTLLKIQSDSQPDIQADHQYISEIKSNFSIADDNIVFRKARHVLDGIEEYCDEVGADLLIMSSRERSFIEEFLINPSITRKLIIDTHVPLLVFHLK, from the coding sequence ATGAACAAGATCCTTATCCCTATTGACTTTTCCGAAAACGCGGAGCGTGCATTGGCTGCGGCAAAGATTATCGCTGAAAAAGAGACTACCCAGCTTCTGATATTGCATGCTTATCAGCCTTATATAGCGGACGTTAACCTTACGCCCGGCAATGTGCTGCCCGGGATTGACGGCAGCGATTTCCTCTCCATGACCGGAGAACTGGAAGAAGAATTCCAGAAAAGACTGGAACGTTATATAGAAGAAATTGAGGCGGAAGGTTATCAGGCAGAGGCAATTTGGGGCATTGGCAGCGTGCAATCTGCTGTTGAGGAAGCCATCGAAGCCCATAATCCTGGCTTAATCGTCATCGGCAGAACCGGAACAGGTGGTTTTCTGGATAAACTGGTTGGCAGTTCTGCTACGGGCATTGCGCTCCATTCGACTTGTCCTGTGTTGGTAATTCCACCGCAAAGCACCCCAAAGAAATTTCAGAAGGTCGTATATGCCTCTCAGTTTGAATACGACGAAACAGACATTTTGCGGGAAGTTTACGTGCTTATGAATCACCTTGGGGCTAATCTGACGCTGCTGAAAATACAATCGGATTCACAGCCGGACATTCAGGCGGATCATCAATATATTAGTGAAATCAAATCCAATTTCTCTATCGCGGACGATAACATTGTGTTTCGCAAAGCACGGCATGTGCTGGATGGCATAGAGGAATATTGTGACGAAGTAGGAGCTGATTTGCTGATCATGTCGTCGCGCGAGCGCTCATTTATTGAAGAATTCCTGATCAATCCAAGCATTACACGGAAACTGATTATTGACACACACGTGCCGTTGCTGGTTTTTCACTTAAAGTAA